The Archaeoglobaceae archaeon genomic sequence TTTCTTACTTGTAAAACTATTTATGCAATTCCAACAGATATGAAATCATGGAAAAGTTGGAAGGTGTTGTGAAAGTGTCGAAGAAGGGGCAGATAGTGATACCAAAAGAGGCCAGAGAGAAATTGAAAATAAAAGAGGGTGAAAAACTTGCCTTAATCTTGAGGGATGACGAGATAGTTCTCAAAAAAATTGATAAGATCAACTTTTCCGGTTTAGCGTCCGGAATTGCCCGCAATCTTGAAAAGGAAAAAATCGATCCGGAGAAAATAATCGCGGAAGCGATTGAATGGGCAAGAAAACGAGAGTAGTTCTCGATACAAACATCTGGATTTCGATCTTTTTCAGCAAAATCCTTGCCAAAGAGTTTGAAGAACTCCTGAAAGATGATAAAATAGAGATCTTTACATCCAGCGAGATTTTGAAGGAGATTTCAAGAGTTCTTGAATATCCGAAAATCAAGAAAATACTTGAAAGCTCTGGAATTGGTTCGAAAGACTTTGTTGAGGAAATTCTTAAAATTTTAAGAGTGGTGAATCCAAAGGAGAAATTTAACGTGATTGAGGATGATCCTGAGGACAATTGGACTTTTTAACCCGATTGACTTTTTAGTTGAATTAATATGATGACCTCTCGAATTAAGTTGTGGGGTTTCAGCCTACTTCATCGAATTCTCCTCTTTCGTAATAATTCGATCCGAGTTCCAATAACGAGTTCGCCTCATCAATTTTTTCCGGATTCATCCGTTCCAGTGTCATCTATTAACCTATAAGCATATTCTCCGCAACTTCGAATGCGAGTTCATAGGTTTTCATAAGACTTTCCAGACTTATTCTTGGTCTTTTCCTTTCGCCCATCGCATAGAGAATAACGTCCTTCATTTCCCCGTAATAGAAATCGAGATCCCCGAACTCCTTTCCGTCAAAACTCATCGAAATTCCATCGCTAACCCCCTTTTTCCAGTTTACCGAGAAATTGATCCTGTAGTAGTCCTTTAGCTCTCCCGTTATCCTCCAGAAACCACGACTGTAATGCAGAATTAAATCGAATGAGTTCCTTTTCCCCCTAGCCTCAAAACTTTCTGGAGAACCGAGATAATAGATCGGCAGATCCACGAAATGTATTCCGGTATCGAGTATAAGACCAGCCTTTGGATCGGAGGGAGATTGAATTTCCATTTCGACATAGAATGAACCGGATTCGATCTCCTTCCTTATCATCTCATAAAACTCCGAATATCTAAGCTGATGTCCAACGAAATGTCCGCATCGGTTTCAAGAATTTTTCTGAACTGCCCGGAATTCTCAACGACAGGTTTCTCGATGAAATAGACTCCTCTATTTCCCTAGATCTCGTAAAATTCCGAGAAGCAAGGTCCAAGAGAGGCTGGAACCAACGTTTAAGAGAGTAGGTCAAGTTATCTTACGCGACGAGAGAGAATTCGTGGTTAGATATCCCCCGCTTCTATATGACGTCCTGAAACCAGCGGCTGATCGAATAAGGTATTTTATAACAAGCGGTGTAGATATAACTCCACAAACAATCGAAAAAATAAACTTTGATTTTCCAAATTCCACTGTAATTCCATTTTACGGAGATTCTTTGTTTGGGGATGCAATTGGCATAAATGAGGGAAATAAAATAATATACTATCCTCCCCCAGGCGTCTTCATATTTCCAGTTAAGAAAACAGGAAATAATTATGAGCTCTGCGAGTATGGAGAGAGAGGGTATAAAGCTTTTATAAAAATTGGTGATGGAGCTCTTTACGTTTTCATTGACAAAAAGGAGACTATTGGAAGAGAGAAGCCACGATTTAATATTGAAGTAGATGGATTTTCGAATCCTTCCAGACACTTGTAGTAATTAGATAGCCTAACACGACCCCTATTTTTTGTCTTGGTTCTTAGTAAACTCCTTCTTATTGCGAATTTAGATTAGGGCTTTAATGTATAGACGGAATTTGACATTAACCTTAAACTCGAAATAGTCGAGTTTTGAACCTTTATAAATACGCCGGGGGTGGGATTTGAACCCACGCGCCCGTTAAGGCACCAGCTCTCAAGGCTGGCGCAGTCCCTCTCTGCAACCCCGGCTGAAATCGTAGTAGAATAAATTTATAAACATTTCCGAAATCTGATAAGGGAGATGGAAGCAGAACAGATCAGAGAAATTGCCTTTGAAATTGCCACAAAGGCAAAAAATCTTGAAGAAGCTTTGAGAATTAAGAAGGAGATGTCAAAAAATTTTAAATTGGCAAAAATTCCCTCAAACGTTGAAATTCTTCAAGAAGCTAAGGGGACAGAGTTTTATGAGAAGCTTAGAGAAATTTTGAGACTAAAGCCCGTTCGAAGCATAAGCGGGATTGTAGTTGTTGCTGTAATGAGTTCTCCCGCTCCATGTCCCCATGGTAAATGTGTTCCCTGCCCCGGAGGTGTTGAATTTAACAGCCCTCAAAGCTACACAGGCTTCGAACCAGCAGCACAGCGGGGAAGACAGCATAACTACAATGCGTTTCGTCAAGTCACAGCAAGGTTGAGAGAACTTGCTGAGATCGGCCATGATGTAGAAAAGGCGGAAATCATAGTTATGGGCGGGA encodes the following:
- a CDS encoding putative toxin-antitoxin system toxin component, PIN family, coding for MGKKTRVVLDTNIWISIFFSKILAKEFEELLKDDKIEIFTSSEILKEISRVLEYPKIKKILESSGIGSKDFVEEILKILRVVNPKEKFNVIEDDPEDNWTF
- a CDS encoding AbrB/MazE/SpoVT family DNA-binding domain-containing protein, with product MEKLEGVVKVSKKGQIVIPKEAREKLKIKEGEKLALILRDDEIVLKKIDKINFSGLASGIARNLEKEKIDPEKIIAEAIEWARKRE